CGCCTTCTAACTGGGCGGCATCGGGAACATGGGGGGCGCTTATACCTACAACGAACCGCTCGTCGGCTGGGAATTTGTACGCGACTGCGCCGCCGAGGTAAAAAAACGCGGGCTGAAAAACGCCGCCGTCACCAACGGCTCCATCTCGGCGGAGACGCTCTCTGAACTGCTGCCCTACATCGACGCCTACAACATCGACCTCAAGGGCTTCACACACGAATACTACCGTAAGCTCGGAGGCGATCTGGAGGCGGTCAAAGAGTTCATAAAGAAAGCCGCCGCCGGAGCCCACGTCGAACTGACGACCCTCATCGTACCGGAGGAAAACGACGGCGCCGATGAAATGGCGGCGCTCTCCGCCTGGGTCGCCTCAGTCGACAGGAAGATCCCCCTCCATCTCACACGCTTCTTCCCCCGCAGACTCATGCGCGACAGAAAGCCCACGGAGACGGCGTTGCTGCGCCGATTGGCGGAAATCGCGGCTAAACGGCTCAACACCGTCGTCCTGGGGAACATCTAGCGCAAAAAATACATATTCCGCCTTTGCGCAAGGCATACAAAAAGTGCGGCAGGTAAATCCTGCCGCACCTATCTAAAGGGAGAGGGTATAGTCTGTGAGTGGGGACAGACTCGTAAACTCTTTCTTTATATGACGTGCAAAGCTCTTACATCGCCTTCGCGGCTACCTTAGCGCCCTCTTTTTCTTTTCCGTAATCGCGCCAAACTTCGCCAATTTCCATAACGACCGCAAAGACAAGGCTGCCGACCGCTGTAAAGACGGTGATCCCATACATAAACATTTCTCCATATGCCATTGTGACAACCTCCTCAGGATGTACTATATTTAAAATCTTCGGAATCGGCCGTTCCTGATGGCATTAATAATATCAGCCCTTTATAGATTAGTAAAACGACAAAAATAGATATGTGACATGAAAAAATATCATGTTTGCTGGGATAAAAAAAGAAGCGGCGGAGAAACCTCCGGCGCGCCTACTTTAAAGAAAGGAGGAGCAAAATCCGCCGCGCGGGGACAGACGTCAAACCGAATGCAGCTGCCTCCGCGCGCCTGCCATCCCGGACTCTTTTTCATCACAGTGACCGCCGCTCCATATTTCCCGCAC
The sequence above is a segment of the Cloacibacillus sp. genome. Coding sequences within it:
- a CDS encoding radical SAM protein; this encodes MGGAYTYNEPLVGWEFVRDCAAEVKKRGLKNAAVTNGSISAETLSELLPYIDAYNIDLKGFTHEYYRKLGGDLEAVKEFIKKAAAGAHVELTTLIVPEENDGADEMAALSAWVASVDRKIPLHLTRFFPRRLMRDRKPTETALLRRLAEIAAKRLNTVVLGNI